Proteins encoded together in one Posidoniimonas polymericola window:
- a CDS encoding PQQ-dependent sugar dehydrogenase gives MVRLEPVATGISGVLSGNTANERRQFIPIDMTPLGDGRQLIMTLGGHVRLLNSDGGLAAGAYLDTFDTQRSPLPGDLDFRDIGNTGIAAHPGFLDPLSRGYGKFYTLTAELPNLVSADFDDGVASVMDSVVTEWTITPNAVTGATQLSLSQNVTKREVLRSARPGIIHTLIDIAFTNDEYLIIPSGDGGGNAFPNTEGNAFGADRFANAQDPTNIMGSVLRIDPLSLPGDTRPTGGQNQQYRLHPDNWGLTDGNPATPGETFAFGVRSPYRVSVDSLTNEIYLGDVGESSREEVSRIENGGNYGWGAYEGTLLVRPNLIPGPGEQPHSAPLWDLYHNLNGSSEAVNVVGGFVYRGAQLPQLQGKYIFADTGESEFTQPTNLLEIYYGDPTTTASSSRDDLYRLQLQLPSGLSSIDRIWSIAEDEAGELYVLAGPQRDGDLFDVGPGETDGSIFKIVAPLGSPNGIDGDVNQDGLVTPDDLLAMRSGWYATGFASVFDQYTHGDLNLDGITDLRDLYLLHKALLSATQQASQAAPEPPGIVACLSAIILIAARGCRAQVRNDPY, from the coding sequence ATGGTGCGACTCGAGCCGGTCGCCACTGGCATCAGCGGCGTGCTCAGCGGCAACACCGCCAATGAACGGCGGCAATTTATCCCGATCGACATGACCCCTCTCGGGGACGGTCGCCAGTTGATAATGACGCTAGGGGGCCACGTCCGGCTGCTGAACTCCGATGGAGGCCTTGCCGCTGGGGCCTACCTCGACACCTTCGACACGCAGCGTTCTCCGCTGCCGGGCGATCTCGATTTCCGAGACATCGGCAACACCGGCATTGCTGCGCACCCCGGGTTCCTCGACCCGCTGTCGAGGGGCTACGGGAAGTTTTACACCCTAACCGCTGAACTGCCGAACCTTGTCTCGGCCGACTTCGATGACGGTGTCGCGTCGGTTATGGACAGCGTCGTTACCGAGTGGACAATCACCCCGAACGCTGTGACCGGCGCCACGCAGCTATCCCTTTCACAGAACGTCACGAAGCGGGAGGTGCTTCGCTCGGCAAGGCCCGGGATCATCCACACGCTCATCGACATTGCCTTCACCAACGACGAGTATCTAATCATCCCGAGTGGCGACGGGGGCGGAAACGCCTTCCCCAACACGGAAGGGAACGCCTTTGGCGCCGATCGCTTTGCGAACGCCCAGGACCCGACCAACATCATGGGCTCGGTGCTGCGTATTGACCCGCTTAGCCTCCCAGGCGACACCCGCCCCACCGGGGGTCAGAACCAGCAGTACCGTCTCCACCCCGACAACTGGGGTCTCACCGACGGCAACCCGGCCACGCCGGGCGAGACCTTCGCCTTCGGCGTGCGGAGCCCCTACCGGGTCTCTGTCGATAGCCTGACCAACGAAATCTACCTGGGCGATGTCGGCGAGTCGAGCCGCGAGGAAGTCAGCCGGATCGAGAACGGCGGCAACTACGGTTGGGGCGCCTACGAGGGGACCCTATTGGTCCGGCCCAACCTGATCCCCGGCCCCGGCGAGCAACCCCACTCGGCCCCGCTCTGGGACCTCTACCACAACCTCAACGGAAGCAGCGAGGCCGTCAACGTGGTCGGAGGTTTCGTTTACCGTGGAGCGCAACTACCGCAACTCCAGGGCAAGTACATCTTTGCCGACACGGGAGAGAGCGAGTTCACGCAACCGACCAACCTACTTGAAATCTACTACGGCGACCCCACCACGACCGCTTCCTCGAGTCGTGACGACCTCTACCGGCTTCAGCTGCAACTCCCTAGCGGGCTTTCTTCTATTGACAGAATCTGGAGCATCGCCGAGGACGAGGCGGGTGAGCTCTATGTGCTCGCGGGCCCCCAGCGTGACGGGGACCTTTTTGACGTCGGCCCCGGAGAGACCGACGGATCAATCTTCAAAATTGTCGCTCCGCTCGGCTCGCCCAACGGGATTGACGGCGACGTCAACCAGGACGGCCTCGTCACCCCCGACGACTTGTTGGCGATGCGTAGCGGATGGTACGCAACGGGGTTCGCGAGCGTCTTCGACCAGTACACCCATGGTGACCTGAACCTGGACGGAATCACTGATCTACGTGACTTGTACCTTCTTCACAAGGCGCTGCTTTCTGCGACCCAGCAAGCAAGCCAGGCGGCGCCAGAACCGCCTGGGATCGTCGCCTGCCTTAGCGCCATCATATTGATCGCTGCACGAGGCTGTAGGGCGCAAGTCAGAAACGATCCGTATTAG
- a CDS encoding integrase core domain-containing protein: MTTPLQPWHLAFVWAVGWVNRQQNVTIEYLCTENRVLREQIGKKRILLTDDQRRRLAVKGKDLGRKGLESIMPLFTPDTILRWHRKLVAQKWDYSDRRKKAGRPPVAKEVTELILKIAKENRSWGYHRIQGALANLCHEVSDSTVANVLKAHGLEPAPLRKKRTPWKEFLKAHWDQLAAVDFTSVEVWTPRGLLTFYLLFVIEPNTRRVCFAGCTTSPNDVWMQQVARNLIDDEDGFLNDSRLLLMDRDAKFSAAFRNTVSHGGVHSLRLPPKTPNLNAHVERFMRSIKEECLDRMIFFGEDALRNAVREYLEHYHAERNHQGLDNRLIEAPDEPPPDGVIQCRERLGGMLKHYHRAAA, translated from the coding sequence ATGACCACGCCCCTGCAACCCTGGCATCTCGCCTTCGTCTGGGCGGTCGGTTGGGTGAACCGCCAGCAGAACGTAACGATCGAGTACCTCTGCACGGAGAACCGCGTCCTGCGCGAGCAGATTGGAAAGAAGCGGATCCTGCTTACCGACGATCAAAGGAGAAGGCTGGCGGTCAAAGGGAAGGATCTGGGCCGCAAGGGCCTGGAGTCGATCATGCCCCTCTTCACTCCGGATACCATTCTGCGTTGGCATCGGAAGCTGGTTGCGCAGAAGTGGGACTACAGCGACCGGCGGAAGAAAGCAGGCCGGCCCCCGGTCGCGAAGGAAGTCACGGAGCTGATCCTAAAGATCGCGAAGGAGAACCGCTCTTGGGGCTACCACCGGATCCAGGGAGCGTTGGCGAACCTCTGCCACGAGGTCTCCGATTCGACCGTCGCCAATGTCTTGAAGGCCCACGGCCTGGAACCCGCGCCGCTCCGCAAGAAGCGGACGCCTTGGAAGGAGTTCCTGAAGGCGCACTGGGACCAGCTGGCGGCGGTCGACTTCACGAGTGTCGAGGTCTGGACGCCGCGAGGCTTGCTTACCTTCTACCTGCTCTTCGTGATCGAGCCGAACACGCGTCGGGTTTGCTTCGCGGGCTGCACGACGTCACCGAACGACGTGTGGATGCAGCAAGTCGCAAGGAATCTGATCGACGACGAGGACGGCTTCCTCAACGACTCGCGGCTGCTGTTGATGGACCGGGACGCAAAATTCTCCGCCGCGTTCCGAAACACGGTCAGCCACGGCGGCGTGCACTCGCTTCGGCTACCGCCCAAGACGCCTAACCTGAACGCCCACGTGGAACGTTTCATGCGGAGCATCAAGGAAGAGTGCCTCGATCGAATGATCTTCTTTGGCGAAGACGCGTTGCGGAACGCCGTCCGTGAGTACCTGGAGCACTACCACGCGGAGAGAAATCATCAGGGGCTCGACAACCGGTTGATTGAAGCCCCTGATGAGCCGCCACCGGACGGGGTGATCCAGTGTCGCGAACGGCTTGGCGGGATGCTCAAGCACTACCACCGAGCGGCGGCGTGA
- a CDS encoding DUF1559 family PulG-like putative transporter has protein sequence MSRSLLARVAVRRGFTLVELLVVIAIIGVLIALLLPAVQSAREAARRSQCQNQLKQIGLAMQNHVDSLKVFPTGGISTWPQIEDYSDPGTPYTAGKQGLSWGFQLLPYLEEGSVHDISTTPQLSGTPIEMYFCPSRRAPTQSSVGRWLIDYAALVPMPARSQLGTNGIYGNYDTLLDRAPGREYAFWGDGAGGVYRHDPAVAPGSAAVAGLSKYNATSYTSYWGVIVRTNWWVKKGTGGPPAFAPVRTGTPNPIKIARITDGLSKTGVICEKRLSDSETDNDAGWSDGWDYDTLRSTIAQPFSDSTPKEQVSQVNGGNGQFITAGAAHTGGFFISYADGSVRLLSYEIDQETFNRIGHRSDGEIINEGA, from the coding sequence ATGTCCAGGAGCTTGCTAGCGCGCGTCGCGGTGCGGCGCGGGTTCACGCTGGTTGAGTTGCTTGTAGTAATAGCAATCATCGGCGTCCTGATCGCGTTGCTGCTGCCAGCGGTCCAGTCCGCCAGGGAGGCCGCGCGGAGATCGCAATGCCAAAACCAGCTCAAGCAGATTGGGCTGGCCATGCAGAACCACGTCGACAGCCTGAAAGTGTTTCCTACCGGCGGGATAAGCACCTGGCCACAGATCGAGGACTACTCTGACCCGGGCACACCCTACACGGCCGGAAAGCAGGGGCTGAGCTGGGGTTTCCAGCTGTTGCCCTACCTAGAAGAAGGGTCGGTTCACGACATCTCAACGACGCCTCAACTCTCTGGAACGCCGATTGAGATGTACTTCTGCCCCTCTCGGCGGGCGCCTACCCAGAGCAGTGTCGGCCGGTGGTTGATCGACTACGCGGCGCTCGTGCCAATGCCTGCCAGAAGCCAGCTAGGAACCAATGGAATTTACGGCAACTACGATACGCTGCTCGATCGGGCGCCGGGCCGTGAGTACGCCTTCTGGGGGGACGGAGCCGGTGGCGTCTACCGGCACGACCCAGCTGTGGCGCCCGGATCAGCGGCCGTGGCCGGTCTGTCAAAGTACAACGCAACGAGTTACACGAGCTACTGGGGGGTGATCGTGCGAACCAACTGGTGGGTCAAGAAAGGGACCGGCGGTCCCCCCGCCTTCGCGCCGGTCAGGACCGGCACGCCCAACCCGATCAAGATCGCCCGGATCACCGACGGCCTCAGCAAGACGGGCGTCATCTGTGAGAAGCGGCTTTCCGACAGCGAGACCGACAACGACGCGGGCTGGTCCGACGGCTGGGACTACGACACGCTCCGGTCCACGATCGCCCAGCCGTTCTCGGACTCGACCCCGAAAGAGCAAGTCAGCCAGGTAAACGGCGGCAACGGCCAGTTTATTACTGCCGGCGCAGCCCACACGGGCGGGTTCTTCATCTCCTACGCGGACGGCTCGGTCCGGCTGCTCAGCTATGAAATCGACCAAGAGACCTTCAACCGCATCGGGCACCGTTCGGACGGAGAGATCATTAACGAGGGCGCCTAA
- a CDS encoding DUF1559 domain-containing protein: MINRRSQPARSIDAPHLGFTLVELLVVIAIIGILIALLLPAVQSAREAARRAQCVNALKQIGLGMHNFHSARGKFPHGAYSDMAPLGKATQESWGCAWTVWVLPYIEGQSIYDRLLFGEDTNGAVNNNGSGWFDPYNYRIVGNTTVPVYQCPSSPITERPQSGGAFGDPWLPRDIMLNHFAGISGFGVPQTGTSEFTLVGFNESRKTRAQFGVSSSGGILFAGGAIGARKILDGTSKTLMVSEQNDVLFADGGQELKIGTGLGYGWLIGSNKSSPPKLTHPNASGDWRAHQCTTVRYAINQKSGWRYREEFDQPSSDSRLTGVGVIGSNIPLNSAHPGGVNALFGDGSVTFLQDSLELPVLAAISTRDEGQIANHE, encoded by the coding sequence ATGATCAATCGTCGGTCTCAGCCAGCCCGATCCATCGACGCCCCGCATCTGGGATTCACGCTCGTTGAGCTGCTGGTCGTGATTGCGATCATCGGGATCCTCATAGCGCTCCTGCTGCCGGCGGTCCAGTCGGCCCGCGAAGCGGCTCGGCGTGCCCAGTGCGTCAACGCCCTGAAGCAAATCGGGTTGGGGATGCACAACTTCCACAGTGCCAGGGGCAAGTTTCCCCACGGCGCCTACTCCGATATGGCTCCCCTCGGCAAGGCGACGCAGGAATCGTGGGGCTGCGCCTGGACCGTGTGGGTGCTCCCCTATATCGAAGGACAATCGATCTACGACCGGTTGCTTTTTGGCGAGGACACCAACGGGGCGGTCAACAACAACGGTTCGGGATGGTTCGACCCCTACAACTACCGGATCGTTGGCAACACCACAGTGCCGGTCTACCAGTGCCCGTCCTCACCGATTACCGAACGTCCTCAGAGTGGCGGCGCCTTCGGAGATCCATGGCTCCCTCGCGACATTATGCTCAACCACTTTGCCGGAATATCGGGCTTCGGGGTCCCCCAGACCGGGACTTCGGAGTTCACCCTCGTCGGCTTCAATGAATCGCGCAAAACACGCGCGCAGTTCGGCGTCTCGAGCAGCGGCGGTATCCTCTTCGCCGGCGGGGCCATCGGCGCCCGCAAGATTCTCGATGGGACATCCAAGACCCTGATGGTCAGTGAGCAGAACGACGTCCTATTTGCCGACGGGGGACAAGAGCTCAAGATCGGAACCGGACTCGGGTACGGATGGCTCATAGGCTCCAACAAGAGCTCACCCCCGAAACTGACCCACCCCAACGCTAGCGGCGACTGGCGCGCTCACCAGTGCACAACCGTGCGTTACGCAATCAACCAGAAGAGCGGTTGGAGGTACCGGGAAGAATTCGATCAGCCAAGTTCGGACAGCCGCCTGACCGGGGTGGGAGTCATCGGATCGAACATCCCACTCAACTCCGCCCATCCAGGGGGGGTGAATGCCCTCTTCGGCGACGGGTCCGTCACATTCCTGCAGGATAGCCTGGAACTCCCCGTCCTGGCGGCAATATCAACCCGCGACGAAGGCCAGATCGCTAACCACGAATGA
- a CDS encoding LacI family DNA-binding transcriptional regulator produces MAPADRRPARLKDVAAAAGVSKTTASRILNGDTENFGKETCARVKETASRLGWRRNLLIDGMQKGRSKTVGVMIPPHDSFWVGVLAGIHITLAEADYLPITIWIGDCREFPEFNDDDTAGVEQINRLLDRRVDGLILWPSFAVAYYDHYRELIERRVPVVSIDHRLPDEVHADSIETDELAGATCVAEHLIGLGHKQIACFGARETEWQGWSVRRRQLFEEAVASRGGSVVRSWKTNESGSDGLEVAKQVLTSSPRPTAVFAVSDHQARILYRAAADLGLRVPKDVSIVGYADLDFADELSPPLTTMRQQPIEIGRQAAQAVLERQADEASMATGRVISVRPELVVRASTSRP; encoded by the coding sequence ATGGCACCTGCAGATCGACGACCGGCCCGCCTGAAAGACGTCGCCGCCGCGGCAGGGGTATCGAAGACCACCGCCTCAAGGATCCTCAACGGAGACACCGAGAACTTTGGCAAGGAGACCTGCGCCCGCGTAAAAGAAACCGCGAGCCGGCTTGGGTGGCGCCGCAACCTGCTGATCGACGGCATGCAGAAGGGACGCTCCAAGACGGTTGGGGTGATGATCCCGCCGCACGATTCGTTCTGGGTGGGCGTGCTTGCCGGCATCCACATTACCCTAGCCGAAGCCGACTATTTGCCGATCACGATCTGGATTGGCGACTGCCGAGAGTTTCCCGAGTTCAACGACGACGACACCGCGGGCGTGGAGCAAATCAATCGGCTCCTCGACCGGCGAGTAGACGGCCTGATCTTGTGGCCGAGCTTTGCGGTGGCCTATTACGACCACTACCGCGAACTGATCGAGCGACGCGTGCCGGTAGTCAGCATCGATCACCGGCTGCCGGACGAGGTGCACGCCGATTCTATCGAAACAGATGAGCTCGCCGGCGCGACCTGCGTCGCCGAGCACTTAATCGGCTTGGGCCACAAGCAGATCGCCTGCTTCGGCGCCCGCGAGACCGAGTGGCAGGGTTGGTCCGTGCGTCGACGCCAACTGTTCGAAGAAGCGGTGGCAAGCCGTGGTGGGAGTGTCGTAAGAAGCTGGAAAACCAACGAATCGGGCTCTGATGGACTCGAGGTCGCCAAGCAGGTGCTCACTTCTTCGCCGCGTCCCACTGCCGTGTTCGCCGTGTCGGACCACCAGGCGCGGATTCTCTACCGCGCGGCTGCAGATTTGGGCTTGCGGGTGCCCAAAGACGTGTCGATTGTAGGCTACGCGGATCTCGATTTCGCCGACGAGCTTTCGCCGCCGCTCACGACGATGCGGCAGCAGCCGATCGAGATTGGGCGGCAGGCCGCCCAGGCAGTGCTTGAACGCCAAGCCGATGAAGCGTCGATGGCGACGGGCAGAGTAATCTCGGTCCGCCCCGAACTGGTGGTGCGTGCGTCGACGAGTCGGCCCTGA
- a CDS encoding LamG-like jellyroll fold domain-containing protein produces the protein MSTVKRDDDPERQLDLLLAEMVDGQPDPDRHQKIAALVADDKYLRQRYVDFCQFQAILLAEHGVLHASIDDRRVELSNSQDRAAPSAGLRFPTMVTLAALALAVCVLVTVAPFTLPDPGEEPIDPSRGSEVARVHRSIDAQFVFGLDASGKVAAGDRLREGPYDLVAGILELQYDSGASLVVQAPALFDLVDASTLRLHGGKVAAHIPEEAIGFVVETSGGRVVDLGTDFAVESRAGDDTEIHVFNGEVRVEPRGLVGLEPNVAMLTLYGGGATRIDDASGTPAGIDLDSNKFLRPNSFATDQYPAAVMGYAPVLYYRMEPGEDPRRLVDSSASGIDAEIASSSVGPGLWAPGRVGIGIDMSRSDLDSYIAAQYPRSTTGKLTAMAWVRARSRPYWGSIAKNWGSQIRGQLHFGLCGFTGELAAHITDAAGEEIEVVDRVPLPLNQWHHVAFVADGQVLRLYRNGEEVASTPCEGLGSSPSLNKLAIGDKLVDGEEYAETYGKWDGVLDELAVFHRALSEVDIRQLYLLGSNE, from the coding sequence ATGTCAACCGTAAAACGCGACGACGACCCAGAACGTCAGTTGGATCTGCTGCTGGCAGAGATGGTCGACGGCCAGCCCGATCCTGACCGGCATCAGAAGATCGCTGCGCTGGTCGCCGATGACAAGTACCTCCGACAAAGGTATGTCGACTTCTGCCAGTTCCAGGCGATCTTGTTAGCGGAACACGGCGTTCTCCATGCATCGATAGACGACCGCCGGGTCGAACTCTCGAATAGCCAGGACCGTGCGGCCCCATCAGCCGGCTTGCGATTTCCCACGATGGTCACGCTTGCTGCGTTGGCGCTGGCTGTTTGTGTGCTGGTCACCGTGGCTCCCTTCACGCTGCCCGATCCCGGGGAGGAGCCTATCGATCCATCACGTGGGAGCGAGGTTGCCAGGGTTCATCGATCTATCGACGCGCAGTTTGTGTTCGGTCTCGATGCGTCAGGAAAGGTCGCTGCGGGGGACCGACTCCGGGAAGGGCCCTACGACTTGGTTGCTGGTATTCTTGAACTTCAATACGACAGCGGCGCCAGCCTGGTCGTTCAAGCGCCGGCCCTCTTTGACCTGGTTGACGCTTCTACGCTTCGGCTTCACGGAGGAAAGGTTGCAGCGCACATCCCAGAAGAAGCGATCGGCTTCGTGGTCGAGACAAGCGGCGGGCGGGTGGTCGATCTCGGCACCGACTTTGCTGTCGAGTCGCGAGCCGGCGACGACACCGAGATTCACGTATTCAACGGCGAGGTGAGGGTCGAGCCGCGTGGCCTCGTTGGCCTCGAACCAAATGTCGCGATGCTGACTCTCTACGGCGGCGGAGCGACGCGTATCGATGACGCCTCAGGCACGCCCGCTGGAATCGATCTCGACTCAAACAAGTTCCTGCGTCCCAATTCTTTCGCGACCGATCAGTATCCGGCCGCTGTAATGGGGTACGCGCCGGTCCTCTACTACCGGATGGAGCCGGGAGAAGACCCAAGACGCCTCGTCGATTCATCAGCTTCGGGGATCGACGCAGAAATCGCTAGTTCTTCGGTCGGTCCCGGGTTGTGGGCTCCGGGGAGGGTGGGGATCGGGATTGATATGTCGCGGAGCGACTTGGACTCGTACATTGCTGCGCAATACCCCAGGTCAACGACCGGTAAACTTACCGCGATGGCGTGGGTGCGCGCGCGGTCACGCCCCTACTGGGGCAGCATCGCCAAGAACTGGGGAAGCCAGATCCGTGGGCAGTTGCATTTTGGGTTGTGCGGATTTACCGGAGAACTCGCCGCGCACATCACTGACGCGGCAGGGGAAGAGATTGAAGTGGTTGATCGCGTCCCGCTTCCTCTCAACCAGTGGCACCACGTGGCCTTTGTAGCGGATGGGCAAGTGCTGCGTCTCTACCGCAACGGCGAAGAAGTGGCAAGCACGCCGTGCGAAGGCCTCGGTTCTAGCCCATCCCTCAACAAGCTTGCGATTGGCGACAAATTGGTCGACGGTGAGGAGTATGCCGAGACCTACGGGAAATGGGATGGCGTTCTCGACGAACTCGCAGTTTTTCATCGTGCACTGTCGGAGGTAGATATCCGACAGCTCTATCTCCTCGGATCCAATGAATGA
- a CDS encoding sigma-70 family RNA polymerase sigma factor, whose product MTRQNEEEFLQLITQFQPRLYGYLLTLMGNPDDANDVLQETNVNLWEGASKYEPGTNFKAWAFRVAHFQVMSYRQRRVRDRVTFSNDLVATLAVEASAADELQEARRELLSECLKKLPKNMLTVVGLRYLDGLSVSEIATKLSLASNAISQRLFRARRALEECVVRSMT is encoded by the coding sequence ATGACTCGACAGAACGAAGAAGAGTTTTTGCAGTTGATTACTCAGTTCCAGCCGCGTCTCTACGGGTACCTGCTAACGCTTATGGGTAACCCCGACGACGCCAACGACGTGCTCCAAGAGACCAACGTAAATCTTTGGGAAGGCGCTTCCAAGTACGAGCCCGGCACGAACTTCAAGGCCTGGGCCTTCCGTGTCGCACACTTTCAGGTTATGAGCTACCGCCAACGACGGGTTCGCGATCGTGTAACCTTCAGCAATGACCTGGTCGCGACGCTTGCTGTCGAAGCAAGCGCTGCGGACGAACTCCAAGAGGCGCGGCGGGAACTACTTTCCGAGTGCCTCAAAAAGCTTCCCAAGAACATGCTCACGGTGGTCGGATTGCGCTATCTCGACGGACTATCGGTTTCTGAAATTGCCACGAAGCTCTCCTTGGCCTCTAATGCGATTTCACAGAGATTGTTCCGGGCGCGACGCGCCTTGGAAGAGTGCGTCGTGCGATCTATGACCTAA